GAAGGAGTTGCGGTTTGCCATCCGGGAGGGCGGACGAACCGTCGGCGCCGGCGTCATCAGCGATATCCTCGAATAGGGGGCCTCATCCCGGGAAGCGGCCCTTCTCCTGAGGAGCGATGTGAATGAGAACCATCATCAATCTGGCTTGCACAGAATGTAAAAGGCGGAATTATTCAACGACGAAGAATAAACGGACCACCCCGGACAAACTGGAATTGAAAAAATACTGTCGATTCTGCCGTAAACATACGGTCCATAAAGAGACGAAGTGAGGGGCGAGGGGCCCAACCGGAGGGTAGTTCGCAGCTGGGGGGTCCGCTTGAGCTCAAGAGAAGACAAGAGAGGCCAGTAGCTCTAACGGATAGAGCACCGGACTCCAAATCCGGGTGTTGGGGGTTCGAATCCCTCCTGGCCTGCCATTGACCTTGAGGTGGCCCATCGGGACGGGCCGTGAAACATAGACCAGAGGGATGTCTCAAGGATGCCTCGGAAAGGCAGCTCAGATGCGGTTGGAGTTCAAGGAAAAGGTTGAGGCCGCCAAGCAATTCTTGAGGGAAGTCAAGACCGAATTGAAAAAGGTCACTTGGCCCTCCAAGAAGGACGCGGCAGCCGGGACCGCGGTCGTGCTCGTCACCGTTTTTGTCATCGCCTTTTTTTTGGGCCTGGTGGATTCGGGTCTCTCCTACCTTGTTCGCGCCCTCTTGAAGAGGGCGGTCAGTTCCTGAGGTCAGGATCGAAGGTTCCCGACCGCCTCTTTTTGAGGTGGATTCCGGCGGGTTGGAGATCGCTAACATTATGGCTATGAAATGGTATGTCGTCCATACCTATTCCGGGTTCGAGAACCGGGCGAAGCAGAACCTTGAGGAACGGATCAAAAATCTCGGAAAGGAGCAATATTTTGCTTCCATCCTCGTTCCCACGGAGACCGTCATCGAGGCCTCCAAGGGGAAGAAGAAGATTTCCCAGAGAAAGATCTTTCCGGGTTATCTATTGGTCCAGATGGAGCTCAACGAGGAGACCTGGCATATCGTGAAGGAGACGCCCAAAATCACGGGGTTTGCGGGCGATAGCCTGAAACCCACCCCCCTTTCGGATAAAGAGGTGGAGGAGATCCTCGCCCAGATGAGAGAGGGCGTCTCAAAGGCCAAGCCGAAGGTCTCCTTCAGCGTGGGCGATAGCGTTCGGGTCATCGACGGCCCCTTCGTCAATTTCATCGGGACCATTGAGGAAGTGAAGCCCGAGAAGAGAAAGGTGAAGGTGCTGGTTTCGATCTTCGGGCGGTCGACGCCGGTCGAGCTGGATTTCATCCAGGTCGAAAAGAATTGATCAAAAGTCCAAGCGTTGCCTGAGAAGGGCTCGGAGGCTTTCGACGCCACCCAACCTTCTTCAGGCTGGAGTCGAGGATGGCAAAAAAAGTCGTGGCAATGGTGAAACTGCAGATCCCCGCGGGGCAGGCCAACCCGTCCCCGCCGGTGGGGCCGGCCTTGGGACAACACGGCGTGAATATCATGGAGTTCTGCAAGGCCTTCAATGCGCGGACCCAATCCCAGGAGGGGATGATCATCCCGGTGGTGATCACCATCTACTCAGATCGTTCTTTCACCTTCGTGACGAAGACCCCACCGGCATCGGTCCTGTTGAAAAAGGCGGCCAAGATCGTCAAGGGGTCGAGCGAGCCCAATCGCGTCAAGGTGGGGACCGTGACCAAGGAACAGATTCGGGAGATCGCCCAGCTCAAGTTGAAAGACCTCAATGCCGTGGACCTGGATGGGGCGATCCGGACGATCGAAGGGACGGCCCGCAGCATGGGGCTGGAGATTGTGTGAGAGAAGGACGATGGGAAGCCGAGGGAAAAAATATTTAGAAGCACGAAGCAAGGTCGATCGAACGAAGCGGTACGATCTGGAGGAGGGCGTGAAACTCGTCCTCGATACGGCCTATGCCAAATTCGACGAAGGGGTCGACTTGGCCGTGCGTCTCGGGGTGGATCCCAAAAAGCCCGATCAGATGGTCAGGGGCACGGCGATCCTCCCCCATGGAACCGGCAAGAAGGTGAGGGTCCTCGTCTTTGCCAAAGGCCAGAAGGAGAAGGAGGCGCTCGAAGCGGGGGCCGACTATGTCGGGGCCGAAGACCTGATCGAAAAGATTTCCAAAGGATGGCTTGAATTTGATAAGGCCATCGCCACCCCCGACCTGATGGGCCAGGTGAGCAAATTGGGAAAGATCCTCGGGCCCCGGGGAATGATGCCCAATCCGAAAGTGGGAACCGTCACCTTCGACCTGGAAAGGGCGATCAAGGAAATCAAGGCGGGGAAGGTGGAGTTCAAGGTCGAAAAGGCGGGGATCGTCCACGTCCCGGTGGGGAAAGTCTCCTTCGGATACGATCGCCTGTTGGAAAACATCAAGGCCGTCTTGGAGGTGATCCTGCGGTCCAAGCCACCGACCAGCAAAGGGACCTATTTACGAAGCATTGCCTTGTCCACCACGATGGGACCGGGGATCAAAATCGATCCCAATCAGATCAAAGGCGCCTTGAAGGTCTGAGGTCGATCGGGGCGATCCCTTCGGATTCCTTCATCCATCGCGGTTAGGGTTGCGCGACCTCATCGAGGAGGTGGTCATCCGTGAATCGGGCTGAGAAGCAAGAGATGGTGGTTGAGCTGTCCAGGAAGTTGGAAGGGTTTCAGGCCGTCGTCCTGACCCACTATCGGGGCCTCAACGTGGAGCAGATGAACACCCTGAGACGCCGATTTCGAGAGGAGAAGATCGTCTATCAGGTGGTCAAGAATACGTTGATGAAGCGGGCGGCCACCGGAACCGCCTTGGAGAAGTTGACCGATTATTTCGAGGGGCCCACGGCCGTGGCCATCACCCACGGCGATCCCGTGTCTCTGGCAAAGATCCTGACCGATTTTGTCAAAGCCCAACCCCAGCTCGAGATCAAGGTCGGGTTGATTCAGGGGAAGGTCAGCACCCCCGAAGAGATCAAAGAACTGGCCACCCTTCCCTCACGAGAGGTCCTGATGGCCCAGGTCTTGGGAGGCCTTCAAGCACCGGCCCAGGAGGTGGTGGGCCTTCTCTATCGCGGGGTCCAGCAGGTCCTGGGGGTGATTCAAGCCCGGGCCGACCAACTGGCCAAGCCAGAAGGTGGACAATAGAATTAAGAGACAGGAGGATGTGTCAATGGCGGATATTCAGAAAATCGCAGATGAGATCAGCACGCTAACTTTATTGGAAGCCCGGGAGCTGGTAAGGGTCCTGGAGGAGAAACTGGGCGTGAAGGCCGCCGCCCCGATGGCCGTTGCGGCCATTCCGGCCGCGGGGGTGGCCCCCGGTGCCGAGGCGGCTCCCAAAGAGGAGAAGACGGAATTTGACGTGATTTTGACCGGCTACGGGGACAAGAAGATCCAGGTGATCAAGGTGGTGAGGGAGATCACCGGCCTGGGATTGAAGGAGGCCAAGGATCTCGTCGAGGGCGTTCCGAAACCCGTGAAAGAGGGGGTGAGCAAAGAAGAGGCAGCAGCCCTCAAAAAGAAGTTGGAAGAAGGGGGCGGAACGGTCGAGATCCGATAATCGTGGAAGGCCGCTGTCCAAGAACCGACATTCCTTCGTTTTTAAGACCTCCCCAAGGGTGGGGCAGCTGAAAAGAAGACATCCGATTCATCTCCCATTGTCTCGTCGAATAGCCATCGGAGGGTGAATCCTCCTCGATCGGCACCTTTGGGACGGAGGCAAGAACTCTACGAACCGGTCCATGGCGAGACAGTTCAGTCTCTTCCCAGACGGACGAAATCGAATCACGTGAGGGTCCGAAAGGGAGGGGACTTTTTATTTGAGGAAGGAGTCTCTATGGCCCAAACTGTTCCGATCTACCGTCGCTATCGAAAGAACTTTTCAAAGATCAAAGAAGTATTAGAGATCTCCAACCTGATCGAAGTCCAGAAAAAATCTTACGAGAAGTTCCTTCAGGCCCATGTCGATCCTGAACAACGGGAGCCGGTGGGACTTCAAGGGGTGTTCAAAACCGTCTTTCCCATCAAGGACTTTTATGAAACGGCCTCGCTCGAATTTGTCAGCTACCGCCTCACCGAACCCAAGTACGATGTGGAAGAGTGTCTGCTGAGGGGCATGACCTACGCCGCCCCCATCAAGGTGACGGTTCGTCTGGTCGTCTGGGATGTGAACGAGGAGACGAAGGTCCGCAACATCAAAGCGGTCAAAGAACAGGAGGTCTACTTCGGCGAGATCCCCCTGATGACCGAAAACGGCACCTTCATCATCAACGGCACCGAAAGGGTCATCGTCAGCCAGCTGCACCGCTCCCCCGGGGTCTTTTTCGACCGAGACCAGGTGAAACCCCATTCGGGAGGGAAAATCCTCTACTATGCCCGCATCATTCCCTATCGGGGTTCTTGGATCGACTTCGAATTCGATCAGAAAGACCTCCTCTACGTCCGGATCGACCGGAGGCGGAAAATTCCGGTCACGGTCTTCCTCCGGGCCCTGAAATATACGGGCCAGGAGCTGCTCGACTACTTTTATCATCGGGAAAAGATCTTCTATCGGAAAGGGAGGTTTGTCAAAGAGATTTCCAAAGAGGTCCTCATCGGCCAGAAGGCCACGATGGATATCGTCGATCCGGAAACCCAGAAGGTGATCCTGAAGAAGCATCGCCGGATCACCGAGGAGTCCTATCGACGGCTGGAGGCCAGCAAGATCACGACCATCCCCGTGGAGCCGGAGGACCTGATCGGAAAGTACCTGGCCCGAGATGTGGTCGACCCGGAGACCGGGGAGGTGATCGCGGAGTACAACCAGGAGGTGACGGAGGCCTTTCTCGAACAGGTCAAGGAGAGAAGGATCGAAAGTTTTGAGATCCTTTTCATCGACCACATCAACGTCAGCTCCTCCCTCCGGGACACCCTGACCCTCGACCGGATCGAGTTGAGCCGCGAAGAGAAGGAGAGGCTGGCGAGGGAAGAGCCCGGGAAATCGGTCCGGGAAAAAGAAGCGGAGCGGGCGTTGATCGACATTTATCGAAGGCTCAGGCCCGGCGACCCCCCCACCATCGAGACGGCCATCAACCTCTTCTACAACCTCTTTTTCAATCCTGAACGGTACGACCTGTCCAAGGTGGGGAGGATGAAGTTGAACCACAAGCTCGGATTGAAGGGCAGGCCTCCCAAAATTCTGGTGCTCACCGAGAAGTGGAAGAAAGAGGCCCTGGGGGCGGGGGCTACCTATGCCGGCGGAAAGGAGCTGATCGATCGGATCCTGGCCGGCTGGCTCGATTTCGATGAAGTCCTCGCCACTCCGGAGATGGCCGACGAGATCCCGCGATTGGCCAAGGTTCTCCACCCCATCGGGATGATGCCTTCCCTCAAGGAGGGCACCCTGACCGAAGACCTCCAGGGCCAGATCGAGAAGATCCTGGAGGACGAGAAGACCACCCTCCGGAGGCGCGATATCCTCGAGGTGGTCAAATACCTCATCCGGTTGAAGGACGGCCAGGGATCGGTGGACGACATCGATCATTTGGGCAACCGCCGGGTGAGGACCGTGGGAGAACTGCTGGAGAACCAGTACCACATCGGCTTGGTACGGATCGAAAGGGCGATCAAGGAACGGATGAGCCTTCAGGACATCGAGACCCTGATGCCCCACGACCTGATCAACTCCAAACCCCTCTCGGCGGTGATCAAGGAGTTTTTCGGTTCGAGTCAGCTCTCTCAATTTATGGATCAGACGAACCCCCTCTCCGAGATCACGCATAAACGGAGGCTCTCGGCCCTCGGCCCGGGAGGTCTCACCCGGGAACGGGCAGGGTTCGAAGTGAGGGACGTCCACCCCACCCATTACGGCAGGATCTGCCCGATCGAAACGCCCGAGGGGCCGAACATCGGTCTCATCACCTCCCTGAGCACGTACGCGCGGGTCAACGACTACGGGTTCATCGAGACTCCCTATCGGGAGGTGGTCAACGGCCGGGTGACCAATCAGATCCGCTACCTTTTTGCGCTGGATGAGGAGGAAGAGGTCAACGGCCAGAAACCCGCCATTGCCCAGGCCAATGCGCCCATCGACCGGGAAGGCCGATTCATCGCCCCTTTGGTTTCGGCCAGACGGGGAGGGGAATTTGTGATGGTTAAACCGGAGGAGATCCGATACATGGACGTCTCCCCCAAGCAGCTGGTCAGCGTGGCCACTTCGCTGATCCCCTTTCTCGAAAACGACGATGCCAACCGGGCCCTCATGGGTTCCAACATGCAGCGGCAGGCCGTTCCCCTTCTGAGGACGGACGCGCCCTTGGTGGGAACGGGGATGGAGGGGATCGTGGCCAGGGACTCCGGCGTGGCGGTCGTCGCCAAGCGGGACGGCGTGGTGGAAGATGTGGATGCCTCCCGCATCGTGATCCGAGCCGACGAGGAGGGCGACGATCTGAACGACTCCGGGGTGGATATCTACACCCTGATCAAATATAAACGGTCCAACCAGAATACCTGCATCAACCAGAGGCCCATCGTCCAGGTGGGGGACCGGGTGAGGAAGGGAGAGGTGATCGCCGACGGGCCCGCCACTGACATGGGGGAGCTGGCCCTGGGTCGCAATGTCCTCGTGGCGTTTATGCCCTGGGGCGGCTACAACTTCGAGGATTCCATTCTCATCAGCGAGAGGCTTCTGAAAGAGGATACCTACACCTCCATCCACATCGAGGAATTCGAGTGCGTCGCCCGGGATACGAAGTTGGGTAAGGAGGAGATCACCTCCGATATCCCCAACGTCGGAGAAGAGGCCTTGAAAAACCTGGACGAGAGCGGGATCGTCCGGATCGGGGCCGAGGTCAAACCCGGGGATATCTTGGTCGGAAAGGTGACCCCGAAAGGGGAGACCCAGCTCTCCCCGGAGGAGAAGCTGCTCCGGGCCATCTTCGGCGAGAAGGCGGGGGATGTGCGGGATACCTCCCTGCGCGTGCCTCACGGAATCGAAGGCATCGTCATCGACGCCAAGGTCTTCTCTCGAAAAGGCCAGGAGCGAGACGAGCGCATGAAGGCCATCGAGGAGCAGGAGAGGGCCCGGTTGCTCAAAAACCAGGCCGACGAGATCCGGATCATCCAGAACAGCGCCAGGCGGAAGATCGGCAAATACCTCATCGGGAAGAAGGCCGCTCACCGGATCGCCGATGAAAAGAAGAACCGCGTTTTCTTGGAAGCCAAAGAGAGGATCAAAGAGGATCACCTCCACGTCATCCCCTTCGATCGGCTGAAGGAGATCGATGTGGTGGAGGGAAAGCGGGTGATCCCGGACGTCCGAAAGATCCTCGACCACGCGGAACTCCAGATCAATGTGGTCAAGGAGGTCTTCGCCGAGAAGTTGGCCAAATTGAAGAGGGGAGACGAGTTGGCGCCGGGCATCATCAAATCGGTCAAGGTCTATGTCGCCATCAAAAGGAAGCTCTCCGTGGGGGACAAGATGTCCGGTCGCCACGGAAACAAAGGGATCATCTCCCGAATCCTTCCGGAGGAGGACATGCCCTTCCTCGAGGACGGCACTCCGGTCGATGTCGTTCTCAATCCCCTGGGCGTGCCCTCCAGGATGAATGTCGGACAGATCCTCGAGACCCATCTCGGTTGGGCGGCCAAAGGGCTGGGCTGGAAGATCGCCCAATATCTCGAGAAACACTATAATCCCAAAATCCTCCGGAGGAAGATCAAAGAGATCTACTCCTCCAAGGAGATCAACCAGTACCTGGACCAGGCCAGCGACGAAGAGATCGTGGAACTGGCCCGGAGGCTCGGGCGGGGGGTCTACATGTCCGTCCCCGTCTTCGATGGGGCCTCCGAGGAAGAGATCCGGGACCATTTAAATAAGGCGGGGCTTCCCACGAGCGGCCAAACCATCCTTTACGATGGAAGGACAGGCGAGCCCTTCCACCATAAAGTGACGGTGGGGTATATGTATCTCCTGAAATTGCACCATCTGGTGGACGAAAAGATCCACGCCCGCTCGATCGGGCCCTATTCTCTGGTCACCCAGCAACCCCTGGGAGGGAAGGCCCAGTTCGGTGGCCAGCGCTTGGGAGAGATGGAGGTCTGGGCCCTCGAGGCCTATGGGGCGGCCCATTCCTTGCAGGAGTTTCTGACGGTGAAGTCGGACGATACCACCGGGCGGACCCGCGTCTATGAGGCGATCGTGAAAGGCGAGCACACCTTGGAACCGGGCCTTCCTGAGTCGTTCAATGTCTTGGTCAAAGAACTCCAGAGCCTCTGCCTCGATACCGAATTGTTGGAGGAGAAGAGGGAGGAGATCTGAAGTTTTAAAAAAGGAGGGGACCCTTGGAAGACTATCTCTCGTTCTTCGAAAAAGGAAAGAGCGCCATCAACTACAACGCCATTCGCATCTCCATCGCCTCTCCGGAGAAGATCGAGTCCTGGTCTCACGGGGAGGTGAAAAAACCCGAGACGATCAACTACCGGACCTTCAAGCCGGAGAAGGACGGTCTCTTCTGCGCCAAGATCTTCGGCCCCACCAAGGATTACGAGTGCAACTGCGGCAAATACAAACGGATGAAACATCGGGGGATCGTCTGTGAGAAGTGCGGGGTGGAGGTGATCCAGTCGAAGGTCCGGAGGGAACGGATGGGGCACATCCGTCTGGCCACGCCGGTGGCCCATATCTGGTTCCTCAAGTCGATCCCCAGCAAGATCGGGATCCTCGCCGACATGACCTTGAGGGAGCTGGAGCGGATCCTCTACTTTGAGGCCTACCTGGTGCTCGACGGGAAGGGCACCCCTTACAAACGGGGGGAGATCCTGTCCGAGGAGCGCTACCGGGAGGCGAAGGAGAAATATGGGGACGCCCTGGTCGTCTCCCAGGGAGCCGAGGCGATTCGGGAACTCCTGAAGGGAACGAATGTGAAAGAGCTTTCCCAAAAACTGAGGGAGGAGATGAAGGAGACGACCTCGGAGGCGAAGAAGAGGCGTCTGGCGAAGCGGTTGAAGATCATCGAATCCTTCCTCGAGTCGGGGAACAAACCCGAGTGGATGATCTTGGAGGTCATCCCGGTCATCCCCCCTGACCTCCGGCCCCTGGTGCCCCTCGATGGGGGGAGGTTTGCCACGTCCGATTTGAACGATCTCTATCGAAGGGTGATCAACCGGAACAACCGGCTTAAACGCCTTCTCGAATTGAATGCCCCCGAGATCATCATCCGGAACGAAAAGCGGATGTTGCAGGAGGCGGTGGACGCCCTCTTCGATAACGGCAAGAGGGGAAAGACCATCCTCGGAGCCAATAAGAAGCCCCTCAAGTCACTCAGCGACATGCTCCGGGGCAAACAGGGCCGTTTTCGACAGAACCTCTTGGGGAAAAGGGTGGACTACTCCGGTCGCTCCGTGATCGTCGTGGGGCCGGAA
The Thermodesulfobacteriota bacterium genome window above contains:
- the rpmG gene encoding 50S ribosomal protein L33; this translates as MRTIINLACTECKRRNYSTTKNKRTTPDKLELKKYCRFCRKHTVHKETK
- the secE gene encoding preprotein translocase subunit SecE, with protein sequence MSQGCLGKAAQMRLEFKEKVEAAKQFLREVKTELKKVTWPSKKDAAAGTAVVLVTVFVIAFFLGLVDSGLSYLVRALLKRAVSS
- the nusG gene encoding transcription termination/antitermination protein NusG, which translates into the protein MAMKWYVVHTYSGFENRAKQNLEERIKNLGKEQYFASILVPTETVIEASKGKKKISQRKIFPGYLLVQMELNEETWHIVKETPKITGFAGDSLKPTPLSDKEVEEILAQMREGVSKAKPKVSFSVGDSVRVIDGPFVNFIGTIEEVKPEKRKVKVLVSIFGRSTPVELDFIQVEKN
- the rplK gene encoding 50S ribosomal protein L11; this translates as MAKKVVAMVKLQIPAGQANPSPPVGPALGQHGVNIMEFCKAFNARTQSQEGMIIPVVITIYSDRSFTFVTKTPPASVLLKKAAKIVKGSSEPNRVKVGTVTKEQIREIAQLKLKDLNAVDLDGAIRTIEGTARSMGLEIV
- the rplA gene encoding 50S ribosomal protein L1, which translates into the protein MGSRGKKYLEARSKVDRTKRYDLEEGVKLVLDTAYAKFDEGVDLAVRLGVDPKKPDQMVRGTAILPHGTGKKVRVLVFAKGQKEKEALEAGADYVGAEDLIEKISKGWLEFDKAIATPDLMGQVSKLGKILGPRGMMPNPKVGTVTFDLERAIKEIKAGKVEFKVEKAGIVHVPVGKVSFGYDRLLENIKAVLEVILRSKPPTSKGTYLRSIALSTTMGPGIKIDPNQIKGALKV
- the rplJ gene encoding 50S ribosomal protein L10, with protein sequence MNRAEKQEMVVELSRKLEGFQAVVLTHYRGLNVEQMNTLRRRFREEKIVYQVVKNTLMKRAATGTALEKLTDYFEGPTAVAITHGDPVSLAKILTDFVKAQPQLEIKVGLIQGKVSTPEEIKELATLPSREVLMAQVLGGLQAPAQEVVGLLYRGVQQVLGVIQARADQLAKPEGGQ
- the rplL gene encoding 50S ribosomal protein L7/L12, with the translated sequence MADIQKIADEISTLTLLEARELVRVLEEKLGVKAAAPMAVAAIPAAGVAPGAEAAPKEEKTEFDVILTGYGDKKIQVIKVVREITGLGLKEAKDLVEGVPKPVKEGVSKEEAAALKKKLEEGGGTVEIR
- the rpoB gene encoding DNA-directed RNA polymerase subunit beta, which produces MAQTVPIYRRYRKNFSKIKEVLEISNLIEVQKKSYEKFLQAHVDPEQREPVGLQGVFKTVFPIKDFYETASLEFVSYRLTEPKYDVEECLLRGMTYAAPIKVTVRLVVWDVNEETKVRNIKAVKEQEVYFGEIPLMTENGTFIINGTERVIVSQLHRSPGVFFDRDQVKPHSGGKILYYARIIPYRGSWIDFEFDQKDLLYVRIDRRRKIPVTVFLRALKYTGQELLDYFYHREKIFYRKGRFVKEISKEVLIGQKATMDIVDPETQKVILKKHRRITEESYRRLEASKITTIPVEPEDLIGKYLARDVVDPETGEVIAEYNQEVTEAFLEQVKERRIESFEILFIDHINVSSSLRDTLTLDRIELSREEKERLAREEPGKSVREKEAERALIDIYRRLRPGDPPTIETAINLFYNLFFNPERYDLSKVGRMKLNHKLGLKGRPPKILVLTEKWKKEALGAGATYAGGKELIDRILAGWLDFDEVLATPEMADEIPRLAKVLHPIGMMPSLKEGTLTEDLQGQIEKILEDEKTTLRRRDILEVVKYLIRLKDGQGSVDDIDHLGNRRVRTVGELLENQYHIGLVRIERAIKERMSLQDIETLMPHDLINSKPLSAVIKEFFGSSQLSQFMDQTNPLSEITHKRRLSALGPGGLTRERAGFEVRDVHPTHYGRICPIETPEGPNIGLITSLSTYARVNDYGFIETPYREVVNGRVTNQIRYLFALDEEEEVNGQKPAIAQANAPIDREGRFIAPLVSARRGGEFVMVKPEEIRYMDVSPKQLVSVATSLIPFLENDDANRALMGSNMQRQAVPLLRTDAPLVGTGMEGIVARDSGVAVVAKRDGVVEDVDASRIVIRADEEGDDLNDSGVDIYTLIKYKRSNQNTCINQRPIVQVGDRVRKGEVIADGPATDMGELALGRNVLVAFMPWGGYNFEDSILISERLLKEDTYTSIHIEEFECVARDTKLGKEEITSDIPNVGEEALKNLDESGIVRIGAEVKPGDILVGKVTPKGETQLSPEEKLLRAIFGEKAGDVRDTSLRVPHGIEGIVIDAKVFSRKGQERDERMKAIEEQERARLLKNQADEIRIIQNSARRKIGKYLIGKKAAHRIADEKKNRVFLEAKERIKEDHLHVIPFDRLKEIDVVEGKRVIPDVRKILDHAELQINVVKEVFAEKLAKLKRGDELAPGIIKSVKVYVAIKRKLSVGDKMSGRHGNKGIISRILPEEDMPFLEDGTPVDVVLNPLGVPSRMNVGQILETHLGWAAKGLGWKIAQYLEKHYNPKILRRKIKEIYSSKEINQYLDQASDEEIVELARRLGRGVYMSVPVFDGASEEEIRDHLNKAGLPTSGQTILYDGRTGEPFHHKVTVGYMYLLKLHHLVDEKIHARSIGPYSLVTQQPLGGKAQFGGQRLGEMEVWALEAYGAAHSLQEFLTVKSDDTTGRTRVYEAIVKGEHTLEPGLPESFNVLVKELQSLCLDTELLEEKREEI